In one window of Neofelis nebulosa isolate mNeoNeb1 chromosome 15, mNeoNeb1.pri, whole genome shotgun sequence DNA:
- the BATF3 gene encoding basic leucine zipper transcriptional factor ATF-like 3 isoform X4 produces MSQVLPAAGSVLQRSVSAPGNQPQPQSPEDDDRKVRRREKNRVAAQRSRKKQTQKADKLHEEYECLEQENTVLRREIGKLTTELQQLSEALKEHEKMCPLLLCPMNFVPVPRPDPVAGCLPR; encoded by the exons ATGTCGCAAGTGCTCCCGGCGGCCGGCAGCGTCCTGCAGAGGAGCGTCTCGGCGCCCGGGAACCAGCCGCAGCCGCAG AGTCCGGAGGACGATGACCGGAAGGTccgaaggagagaaaaaaaccgAGTTGCTGCTCAGAGAAGTCGGAAGAAGCAGACCCAGAAGGCTGACAAACTCCATGAG GAGTATGAGTGCCTGGAGCAGGAGAACACTGTGCTGCGGAGAGAGATCGGGAAGCTGACCACGGAGCTGCAGCAGCTGAGCGAGGCACTGAAGGAGCACGAGAAGATGTGCCCACTGCTGCTGTGCCCCATGAACTTTGTGCCGGTGCCGCGGCCGGACCCCGTGGCCGGCTGCCTGCCCCGATGA
- the BATF3 gene encoding basic leucine zipper transcriptional factor ATF-like 3 isoform X3 — protein sequence MQMPPADRPWGARGSQGAQRDPAKPAVPPLGCASQSPEDDDRKVRRREKNRVAAQRSRKKQTQKADKLHEEYECLEQENTVLRREIGKLTTELQQLSEALKEHEKMCPLLLCPMNFVPVPRPDPVAGCLPR from the exons ATGCAAATGCCCCCCGCAGACAGGCCCTGGGGTGCCCGCGGCTCTCAGGGTGCGCAGCGGGACCCGGCAAAGCCGGCTGTCCCTCCCCTGGGCTGCGCCTCGCAG AGTCCGGAGGACGATGACCGGAAGGTccgaaggagagaaaaaaaccgAGTTGCTGCTCAGAGAAGTCGGAAGAAGCAGACCCAGAAGGCTGACAAACTCCATGAG GAGTATGAGTGCCTGGAGCAGGAGAACACTGTGCTGCGGAGAGAGATCGGGAAGCTGACCACGGAGCTGCAGCAGCTGAGCGAGGCACTGAAGGAGCACGAGAAGATGTGCCCACTGCTGCTGTGCCCCATGAACTTTGTGCCGGTGCCGCGGCCGGACCCCGTGGCCGGCTGCCTGCCCCGATGA